The window GAGCTTGTTGAGGTTATCGACATAAGCTTTGTGATGCTTGCCATAGTGATACTCGAAAGTTTCAGCTTTCATACCATAAGGCTCTAAAGCATTAAAGTCAAAGGGTAAGGGGGGCTGTGTAAATGCCATTTTATGAAATCCTCTCTTTACAGTTTCCCGGCCTAAAGCTATTACTGGAAGCTTAGAAAATTACAGGTTTTGTGTTTATGAGTTTTGATGTCCTTGAACTCAAGAATCATAAAACTTAACATCGTCATTCTACTACCAAAGTGATAATGAAAACAAAAGACTTTTGCTATAAGTCAAATGCCGATGCTATCAGAGCTTTAAATAAAAACAACTAATATTTAAATGCTGAGGTATTTTAAACATAGAAAGATATTCCCCCCAAAACTAGGGGGGAACGAAAAGAGGTAATGCTTTGGCAATTAACTTTGGTTTTTACAGTCAGAGTTTATAATATTGTGGCAGCAATTTGCCCACCCATATATTTAGTTAATTCTTAACCTAAGATACTTCTACCTTAAGGTGTAGTTATGAGAAACTGGGCAACTCAGCCTTAAGTGAGATGAATTAATTTTTAAAGTTCTTAAAATATAATCTACAACGCTAAAGTCAAACTATATATAGTTAATTACAATCAGATATACAAGTGGTGGGTAGGTCATGAGTTACTCACCACTCGGCTGCAAGAAAAACTAAATACTCATCTCTATAATTACCATTGAGATAATTTTTGATGGTAGTAGTTAATGATTTGGGCTGCAACTTCAGAGATGTTCATCCCATCGGTTTGAAGTTCGACTGCATCCGCCGCCTTTTGTAAGGGGGAAACTTTGCGAGTGCTATCTTTCCAGTCGCGTTCTGCTATGTCCCGTTCTAGTTGTTCTAAACTGACTTCGGGTTGACCTTGTTTTTTAAAGTCTTGCTGGCGACGACGAGCGCGTTCACTCACTGAGGCGGTTAAAAAGATTTTCACTTCTGCATCGGGGAAGACATGGCTACCAATGTCTCGTCCTTCGGCGACTAAACCACCTTTTTTACCCCAGTTTTGCTGTTGGTTAACTAAAGCTTGACGTACAGCAGTTTGGGCTGCGATCGCAGATACTTTAGATGTGACCTCAACAGTACGAATTTGCTGTGTCACATCAACATTATCAATCCAAACCCGCACGGGGGATTTTAAATCTTGACTGGGAGTGAGTTCAATTTTACAAGTATGAGCTAATTCGGCGATCGCGCATTCATCATCCAAGGCAATTCCTTTTTGAATCACTAACCAAGTCATCGCTCGATACATCGCCCCCGTATCTAAGTATACTAACCCTAGCTCCGCAGCGACTTGGCGTGCTACAGTAGATTTCCCGGCTCCGGCTGGCCCATCAATAGCGATGATGGGTTGGCGATCGCGCAAAATGGTATTATCAATCAAACGTGTAGAACCAAGACGAGCTGCGATCGCCAGCATTCCTTCCTCCTCAATTGTTTCTAATGACATCAACGTAGTCGGTTCAACCAATTCAATATATTCCAATAAAACAGTATTTACCCTAGCCACTTCTTGTTTTACCACTGCTATTAGCTGGCTGCTATGACGCACACCAGATTTAAAAGCAGCCTCAGCTTTTTTTAAGCCTCGATATAAAACCGCCGCTTGCTCTTTTTCAGCTGCACTCAAATACTGATTGCGCGAACTAAAAGCTAAACCAGAAGCTTCTCGGACTGTCGGACAAGCAACAATTTCTACAGGCAAATTTAAATCAGCCACTAGTCGTTTAATAATCGCTAGTTGCTGACCATCTTTTTGACCAAAGTAGGCGCGGTCAGGCTGTACCAAATTCAAAAGCTTTGTCACAATCGTTGCTACACCCTGAAAGTGACCCAGCCGAGAACGGCCACACAAACCTAATATCATAGCAGATGGGGGAATGACTTGGGTAATTAAAGAATCTTGTATATTTTTCGCTCTTACTCCCATCACGTCCGGAGTAGGTGCAAAAATTGCATCAACTCCCGCATTTTCACATAGTTTTTGGTCTTGCTCTAATGTGCGCGGATAGCGTGCATAATCTTCGTTAGGGCCAAATTGCAAGGGATTGACAAAAATACTGACAATCACCGTTGAGTTTTCTTGTCTGGCGCGTTTAATTAAGTTTAAATGGCCTTGATGTAAGCCGCCCATTGTCGGTACCAAACCGACTGCTGTCCGATCCCAACTGCTCATTTCATCTGCCACCAGATCCTCTGAAACTGTTAGTTGGCTGTCTGAGCGAAGTTTATTTAAATAGCAGCGTAAAGCTGCGACTGTTGTCAACAGGCGCACAAAATTCCCCTAGTTCTTCTAACCCTCCCCCGTTAGTTTATATCTGAAATTGGGGAAAAGATGTGAGAACTAGGGGAATATCAAAAATAGGTAAATTTGCAGGATGCAGGATGAGATTTTAAATTGAGCCTTTGTCATTAATTTGCGCCAAGCGCGTTGAGGGAAAACACTACGCCGAACAGCCAATAAATTTTGGATTTGATATTTGAGATTTTGGATTGGGAACTGAGAAATCCAAAATTATGTCAAACTGTCCTGGCATCCTGACAAATTACCTCAGACTTATCGTCCCAGTACTTCGATATGCACTGGTGCTACACCACTACCAATCATGCCGATAGTACGAGCAGCAGCAGTAGATAAGTCAATGACTCGACCCCGGATGTATGGGCCGCGATCGTTAATCCGTACTACAACAGAACGACCATTACGGGTATTGGTGACACGAACTTTTGTCCCAAAGGGTAAGGTGCGGTGTGCAGCAGTCATGGCTTCAGGATTAAATCTTTGCCCACTGGCTGTCATGCTGCCTGAGCCATCATAGCCATAAAAGGAAGCTATGCCTCTAAAGGTAAGTCTGACGTTACCAACGGCAATTTGTTGTGGTAACGGCGGGATAGACAATGGTGAACGCGATGGTAAATTAGCGATTTTATCGATGGGAGATGCGTTACCAATCAGTCTGCGTAGGCGGTTAGTTGCTTGTAATGCGTCTTGTGCAAGATTTTTGGTGGTGTCTGCTAGGCGGGTATTTTCGTTGATTTCCACCAATTCTTGGTCTTTGATTTTGATTGTATAGCGATCGCTAGACTGTTGCTGTGCAGTAGAGCTTTTATCTTGGGCGAGATTAGCAGTCTTGCTATCTTTCCAACTGACTGTGATTTCCTTGGCATCAACGTTGTCTTGAATCAGTTGGTTGATTTTGGCTGCGATCGCACTAGCTCTTTGAACTGGGTCATTTTCTAGTGCGCCGACTTGGTTCCCGGAACTTACTACATTGCCAGTACTTGCCACTTGAGTTGAGTTTCCAGCAATAAGGGCGTACGACTGCACGCCCCGTCCTTCTCCTACAACACCTTGTTTCGTTTCACTACTCGCAACTGGCTTGGAACCCACGAAAGTGAGTACTGGTATGTTCCGGATGTACAGGGTTGCCGCCTGAAGACCCCTAATGCTGTGAGTATGAATGCTTGTAATCACAGCATCCGAGTTTTGTTGCTCTGTAGGGGATTGGTACTCACCTACCTTAACCACATCACCTGCTGGTGATTTTCGGGAAACTGGTTGAATTTCCTTGGTGGTTTGAGTTGTAGTTTGAGTGCGACCCATTGAGGGTATCCCGGTAAGAGTCACAAACAAGGCGACAATAGTCCACAAATGTCTTTGGTTCATGCGTCCAATTTTCAAGCGACTGTAGAACAGTAGTTTTTTTGATTAACG is drawn from Aulosira sp. FACHB-615 and contains these coding sequences:
- a CDS encoding bifunctional pantoate--beta-alanine ligase/(d)CMP kinase, giving the protein MRLLTTVAALRCYLNKLRSDSQLTVSEDLVADEMSSWDRTAVGLVPTMGGLHQGHLNLIKRARQENSTVIVSIFVNPLQFGPNEDYARYPRTLEQDQKLCENAGVDAIFAPTPDVMGVRAKNIQDSLITQVIPPSAMILGLCGRSRLGHFQGVATIVTKLLNLVQPDRAYFGQKDGQQLAIIKRLVADLNLPVEIVACPTVREASGLAFSSRNQYLSAAEKEQAAVLYRGLKKAEAAFKSGVRHSSQLIAVVKQEVARVNTVLLEYIELVEPTTLMSLETIEEEGMLAIAARLGSTRLIDNTILRDRQPIIAIDGPAGAGKSTVARQVAAELGLVYLDTGAMYRAMTWLVIQKGIALDDECAIAELAHTCKIELTPSQDLKSPVRVWIDNVDVTQQIRTVEVTSKVSAIAAQTAVRQALVNQQQNWGKKGGLVAEGRDIGSHVFPDAEVKIFLTASVSERARRRQQDFKKQGQPEVSLEQLERDIAERDWKDSTRKVSPLQKAADAVELQTDGMNISEVAAQIINYYHQKLSQW
- a CDS encoding septal ring lytic transglycosylase RlpA family protein, translated to MNQRHLWTIVALFVTLTGIPSMGRTQTTTQTTKEIQPVSRKSPAGDVVKVGEYQSPTEQQNSDAVITSIHTHSIRGLQAATLYIRNIPVLTFVGSKPVASSETKQGVVGEGRGVQSYALIAGNSTQVASTGNVVSSGNQVGALENDPVQRASAIAAKINQLIQDNVDAKEITVSWKDSKTANLAQDKSSTAQQQSSDRYTIKIKDQELVEINENTRLADTTKNLAQDALQATNRLRRLIGNASPIDKIANLPSRSPLSIPPLPQQIAVGNVRLTFRGIASFYGYDGSGSMTASGQRFNPEAMTAAHRTLPFGTKVRVTNTRNGRSVVVRINDRGPYIRGRVIDLSTAAARTIGMIGSGVAPVHIEVLGR